The Thermococcus sp. genome includes a window with the following:
- a CDS encoding potassium channel family protein, translating to MEEWDEVEVPKNVKDIFVEMKNTAELMIDLAYSAVLFREKEMAEEVLELEEYLDILNYNLTVRAVLAARNMKEAEQITSILQMARSIDDISNAAGDLAKMVLEEKLHPLITEVILESEETIGKIVVSPESILVGKTLEELDLATNTGVRIIAIRRGKRWIFDPDEDTKIFPNDILIGRGTRTALDYLKEIARGNIKVMPNE from the coding sequence GTGGAAGAATGGGACGAGGTTGAAGTTCCAAAGAACGTCAAGGATATTTTTGTTGAGATGAAGAATACCGCTGAGCTCATGATTGATTTGGCCTACTCGGCGGTTCTCTTCAGGGAAAAGGAGATGGCCGAGGAAGTCTTGGAGCTTGAGGAATACTTGGACATACTCAACTACAACCTCACAGTCAGGGCAGTTTTGGCAGCGAGGAACATGAAGGAGGCGGAACAGATAACTTCAATCCTCCAGATGGCAAGGTCGATAGACGACATCTCCAACGCCGCTGGTGATTTGGCAAAGATGGTTCTTGAGGAAAAGCTTCACCCCCTGATTACGGAGGTAATCCTTGAGAGCGAGGAAACGATAGGCAAAATCGTCGTCTCCCCGGAGTCAATCCTCGTGGGCAAGACCCTTGAGGAGCTCGACCTGGCAACGAACACAGGAGTCAGAATAATAGCAATAAGGCGCGGAAAGCGCTGGATTTTCGACCCGGACGAGGACACGAAGATATTCCCCAACGACATCCTCATCGGCAGGGGAACGAGAACGGCCCTTGATTACCTGAAGGAGATAGCGAGGGGGAACATCAAGGTGATGCCCAATGAGTGA
- a CDS encoding acetate--CoA ligase family protein yields the protein MAEKIVEELRPFFDPKAVAIIGATNKKGKVGNVIFENFKSNKERGIFKGNIYPVNPKLDEIDGYKVYHSVEELPDDTDLAVISIPAPFVPDTMRQIAKKGIKAVIIITGGFGELGEEGKKLEREIYEIAKAHGIRIIGPNCVGVYVPDTGVDTVFLPEEKMDRPKSGPIAFVSQSGAFAAAMLDWAAGAGIGIGKMVSYGNKLDVDDADLMDYFIHDDEIKVVTFYIEGVKDGRKFMESAKRITKVKPVIALKSGRTEYGAKAASSHTGSLAGADAIYDAVFKQTGIIRAEDFEHMFDLAKAFAELVHKLPKGDRIGIITDGGGAGVMASDAVAKFGLKMAELSEETKKFLRERFPPHAVVGNPTDVVGDTDAERYRIALEAFTKDPNVDAIVVIVLFQVPLLEEEKVIEIIADYQKKSDKPIVAVAMGGRKTDRYARMLEERGVPVYPTPERGVRALAGLVRYAQYLKKVKGD from the coding sequence ATGGCGGAGAAGATAGTTGAGGAGCTCAGGCCCTTCTTCGATCCGAAGGCGGTCGCTATCATCGGTGCAACCAACAAAAAGGGAAAAGTGGGAAACGTCATCTTTGAGAACTTTAAATCCAACAAGGAGCGCGGGATTTTCAAGGGAAACATCTATCCCGTGAACCCCAAGCTCGACGAGATTGATGGCTACAAGGTCTATCACAGTGTTGAAGAGCTCCCCGATGACACTGATTTGGCTGTAATCTCGATTCCCGCTCCCTTCGTTCCGGACACCATGAGACAGATAGCCAAGAAGGGCATTAAAGCCGTCATAATCATCACCGGTGGTTTTGGAGAGCTCGGCGAGGAGGGCAAGAAGCTCGAACGCGAAATCTACGAAATAGCGAAGGCCCACGGCATCAGGATAATTGGCCCCAACTGTGTCGGCGTTTACGTTCCAGATACGGGCGTTGACACCGTCTTCCTGCCTGAGGAGAAGATGGACAGGCCCAAGAGCGGGCCGATTGCCTTCGTCAGCCAGAGCGGTGCCTTTGCCGCTGCGATGCTCGACTGGGCCGCTGGAGCGGGCATAGGAATCGGCAAGATGGTCAGCTACGGCAACAAGCTCGACGTTGACGATGCCGATTTGATGGACTACTTCATCCACGACGATGAGATAAAGGTCGTCACCTTCTACATCGAGGGCGTTAAGGACGGAAGGAAGTTCATGGAGAGCGCTAAGAGAATAACAAAAGTCAAGCCTGTCATCGCTTTGAAGAGCGGAAGAACTGAATACGGTGCTAAAGCTGCGTCAAGCCACACCGGCTCATTAGCGGGAGCGGACGCAATTTACGACGCGGTCTTCAAGCAGACCGGAATAATCAGGGCCGAAGACTTCGAGCACATGTTCGACCTGGCCAAGGCCTTTGCGGAACTCGTTCACAAGCTCCCGAAGGGAGACAGGATAGGCATAATCACCGACGGCGGTGGCGCTGGAGTCATGGCGAGCGATGCCGTTGCCAAATTCGGTCTCAAGATGGCCGAGCTGAGCGAGGAAACCAAGAAGTTCCTCAGGGAGAGGTTCCCGCCACATGCCGTTGTCGGCAACCCGACGGATGTTGTAGGAGACACCGACGCCGAGCGCTATAGAATAGCCCTCGAGGCATTCACAAAGGACCCGAACGTCGATGCGATAGTGGTTATTGTCCTCTTCCAGGTGCCCCTCCTTGAGGAGGAGAAGGTCATAGAGATAATAGCCGACTACCAGAAGAAGAGCGACAAGCCGATTGTGGCCGTTGCCATGGGTGGAAGGAAGACCGACCGCTACGCGAGAATGCTTGAGGAGAGGGGCGTTCC
- a CDS encoding magnesium transporter: MSFGDKVQSAFKVSLPSLIVSLVIGFFGGTFLGKYLDRIRRDYPGLLVILPGMMGLRGNVFSSMASRFSTMLYLGELKPSVKDRKVLENVVIAMLLSLIPVTLLWAIGVIRGVRYHAIEILFIVIGSTILVSLILGYFTAGITILAFRRDVDPDSLAAPLVASMGDLLTIPTLVGFILLLERNSMEFWALNGFSVLMLFFLLAFSRVGPSKFKEYKQLFTTVTALAMLSLVSGFTLERFSGLIASSVILGFAYPSILSSFGNYGSIIAAKTSTKLNLGEIRGYLSREPFEEIFALLLTTPIIGLFINLFSLAIAYLLLREEPRFAFELALTYPFMALFIMLYAYSISYVLFQHNIDPDSVAIPLIANNSDIFGTIYVVLIAKMMVGA; the protein is encoded by the coding sequence ATGTCGTTTGGTGACAAAGTTCAAAGCGCTTTCAAGGTGTCCCTGCCTTCGCTGATAGTCTCGTTAGTCATAGGTTTCTTCGGTGGGACATTCCTCGGAAAGTACCTCGACAGAATAAGGCGCGATTACCCGGGACTGCTCGTTATCCTGCCGGGAATGATGGGCCTTAGGGGTAACGTCTTCAGCTCGATGGCTTCGCGCTTTTCCACGATGCTTTACCTCGGTGAGCTGAAGCCCTCCGTTAAAGACAGGAAGGTTCTCGAAAACGTCGTCATAGCGATGCTCCTCTCCCTTATTCCGGTAACGCTCCTATGGGCGATTGGTGTAATCAGGGGCGTTCGTTATCACGCCATCGAGATTCTCTTCATAGTAATAGGCTCGACGATACTTGTTTCGCTAATCCTCGGCTACTTCACCGCTGGAATAACGATACTCGCTTTCAGGCGCGACGTTGACCCGGACAGCCTTGCAGCGCCGTTGGTCGCTTCGATGGGTGACCTCCTCACTATTCCAACCCTCGTAGGGTTCATTCTCCTCCTTGAGAGAAACTCGATGGAGTTCTGGGCTTTGAACGGCTTTTCCGTTCTCATGCTGTTTTTCCTTTTGGCATTTTCACGCGTCGGTCCCTCGAAGTTCAAGGAGTATAAGCAACTCTTCACGACGGTAACGGCCTTAGCGATGTTGAGCCTGGTTTCCGGCTTCACCTTAGAGCGCTTCAGCGGACTGATAGCTTCGAGCGTAATCCTTGGCTTCGCTTATCCCTCCATACTCAGCTCCTTTGGAAACTACGGCTCAATCATAGCCGCGAAGACCTCGACGAAGCTCAACCTTGGAGAAATTAGAGGATACCTTTCGAGGGAACCGTTTGAGGAAATTTTTGCACTGCTCCTCACAACCCCAATAATCGGGCTCTTCATAAACCTCTTTAGCCTTGCAATCGCCTACCTCCTCCTGAGGGAAGAGCCAAGGTTCGCTTTTGAACTCGCCTTAACGTATCCGTTCATGGCACTCTTTATAATGCTCTACGCCTACTCAATCTCCTACGTTCTCTTCCAGCACAACATTGACCCCGACAGCGTCGCGATTCCGCTGATAGCGAACAACAGCGACATTTTCGGCACGATATACGTCGTGTTGATAGCTAAGATGATGGTGGGAGCATGA
- a CDS encoding TrkA C-terminal domain-containing protein — protein MSEVEEIRNCLVEMKDLSALMIDLAFSSVMYNSEDIAEEVYLLEEKMDDLTLKVKKLTLRLAKKEEDPESLLSIIDLADINERISDAAYGIADIILRDIEPHPIIQKIMEDTEEELGRVTVRPGSVLIGKTLEQLKLPSKIGTRILAIKRGERYIYNPGRKDTIEEGDVLIAVSSDMDKLRKLAGEEVEEEE, from the coding sequence ATGAGTGAAGTTGAGGAGATTAGGAACTGCCTCGTCGAGATGAAGGATTTGTCGGCGTTGATGATTGACCTGGCCTTCTCATCGGTCATGTACAACAGCGAGGACATAGCGGAGGAAGTATATCTACTTGAGGAGAAGATGGACGACCTGACTTTGAAGGTCAAGAAGCTAACCCTCCGCCTCGCAAAGAAGGAGGAAGACCCCGAAAGCTTGTTGAGCATCATAGATTTGGCGGACATCAACGAGCGCATAAGTGACGCAGCCTACGGCATAGCCGACATAATACTCCGCGACATCGAGCCCCACCCAATAATCCAGAAGATAATGGAGGACACAGAAGAGGAGCTCGGCAGGGTCACCGTTAGGCCCGGCTCGGTTCTCATCGGGAAGACACTGGAACAGCTTAAACTACCAAGCAAGATTGGAACGAGGATTCTGGCCATAAAGCGCGGTGAGAGGTACATATACAACCCCGGAAGGAAGGACACCATCGAAGAAGGCGACGTTCTAATAGCGGTGAGCTCCGACATGGACAAGCTCAGGAAGCTGGCAGGGGAAGAAGTGGAGGAAGAGGAGTAA
- a CDS encoding sugar phosphate isomerase/epimerase family protein — MIGLSMTSYRGRTLREFEDWLERVEELGFDFVELVSEWPNFLTRETWKTYADVLGSFDIGVTVHAPFSDVNVGSLNEKIRRASLEVLRETLDVASNLNALVVTVHPGHCSPASRRFHGDYNRVHKSSLRELERYSSEFGVPVGVENMPSFPILDAQMPERLAELLEETDLGVTFDIGHLNTVGFPFERFLELLGKRIVHVHLHDNSGESDEHLPLGNGTIPWKKVLPWLRDFTWALEVTGIEDARVSLGFLRAIDEL; from the coding sequence ATGATTGGGCTTTCGATGACGTCTTACAGGGGTAGAACTCTTAGGGAGTTCGAGGACTGGCTGGAACGGGTGGAGGAACTCGGCTTCGACTTCGTTGAGCTGGTGAGTGAGTGGCCCAACTTCCTCACAAGGGAAACGTGGAAGACCTACGCCGACGTTCTCGGGAGCTTTGACATAGGAGTTACCGTCCACGCGCCCTTCAGCGACGTTAACGTGGGCTCTCTCAACGAAAAAATAAGGCGAGCTTCCCTCGAAGTCCTCAGGGAAACCCTCGACGTTGCCTCCAACCTAAATGCCCTCGTGGTTACGGTTCACCCCGGCCACTGCTCTCCCGCGAGCAGAAGGTTCCACGGAGACTACAACAGGGTTCATAAAAGCTCCCTCCGCGAGCTTGAGAGGTATTCAAGCGAGTTCGGGGTTCCAGTAGGGGTTGAGAACATGCCGAGCTTTCCAATCCTCGATGCTCAGATGCCGGAGAGACTGGCAGAGCTTTTGGAGGAAACTGACTTGGGCGTTACTTTTGACATAGGACATCTCAACACCGTCGGTTTTCCCTTTGAGAGGTTCTTGGAACTGCTCGGGAAAAGAATTGTCCACGTACATCTCCACGACAACTCCGGTGAGAGCGACGAGCACCTGCCTCTTGGAAATGGAACGATTCCGTGGAAGAAAGTTTTGCCCTGGCTGAGGGATTTCACGTGGGCCCTCGAGGTTACAGGCATTGAGGACGCCCGGGTGAGTCTGGGCTTTTTAAGGGCCATTGATGAGCTTTGA